TGTCAGAAAAGATGGGATTCCCTGTGCCCAGCAATATTAGTAATCACAGGATTCGCCTGCTTTATAATCATACATACAGATCTCCACCCTGTACAGGGAATGCTTGTGCGGCTGTTTTAAGTGCACCTTTTCTCACAGATACAGGCTTATCAGTTGGCACTTGTTTATTCCCAGTCTGCTTGAATGCTCTGTATTTTACCCTAGACTTTGTATTCAGCTGCTCTGGCTCTACGTGATTGAAACAGTACAAGTCATAGGTTCTTCTCTCTCGCACTCAATAGCTTTACCCTGAACTCCGTCTGACTGAGGAGGAACAGAAGCTGCTGAACCAAGAAGGCATATCTTTACCCAACAACCTGCCTCTGACAAAGGTACAAAAGTCCTCTAACCGCTCTCACTCACAGACCAAACGCGGGTTATACTGCAGTGCCAGTTCCCATGTGTGACTGTTTCAGACAATGCATAAAATACAGCATGCCATGTAAACGGTGTAAGTTGCTCTGTTTGTCTGAAACGAAATAATACAggcataatgataataatttaatttcatgttgGATGCCAAGTTTCTTTATTGAGCTACATGAAAAAGTGCAAGTCGGTTACATTCAatgaatatatttgttttagcTTTGTAAAGTACATATGTGTAGAGACCCAAAATTAGGAGCCCCAATTCATGTTGCATGTCAGTTGCAAGATGTCCTGCTTCTAAAGTCCAATAAACTGGCATGCACATAGTGTGATTGCATCATTGCAGGATGTGGCTAGATTTAGAGTTTGAATTTAAGTGTCATATCACGAAAGATTTTGACTCGATAGTTGTAGATCCTATCTTTGCAGAAATGAAACTGCGCAGTGGTAGCGAGGGCCAGAACGTGTAGCGTTTGGAGCTGTGACTGACAGGGCAACTTTGCAGGCAGAGGAGAGGATACTGAAGAAAGTGCGACGCAAGATCCGCAACAAGCAGTCGGCCCAGGACAGTCGGCGCAGGAAGAAGGAGTACATCGATGGGCTGGAGAGCAGGTGAAGCAGTTTGCCTGCGCTCTCTCGCGCGCGGCATCGCCTGTGCCTGCGCCTGCGCCAATGCTGCTCGTCACAGCTCATGTCGCTGCTGCTTCACTGTTGACATCATGTCACTTTTCACTGCTGCTGCCGGCatttgtgtgcatctgcatCCCAGCCCGCTGGGTGAGCTGACTGCTTTCTTTCTGTTCCCCAGGGTGGCAGCTTGCTCTGTGCAGAATCAGGAGCTGCAGAAGACTGTGGATCAGCTGGAGAAACACAACGTGTAGGTATCACACACCCCCAGCCACTCTGAAAGGTCTTTCGTATGCACTATGGGTGGACTGCAGCAATGAGATTTTGCACGCAGTGGCAGGAGAGCATATTAAAGCGGCGTCTCTGGGTGCAGGTCCCTGCTGGCCCAGCTGCGCAGGCTGCAGTCGCTGATCAAGCATACGGCCACCAAAGCTGCACAGACAAGCACCTGCATCTTGGTGAGAGCAGCAAAGCAagcctctctttgtctctgttaCACTATTTCTGTCTACCTCCCGATCACTGTGTCTCAGCATCACTGTAGCGTATGTTAACTACACATGCACAAAGGGCTCTTGCGTGTATTATATTAGAAAGAGAGACTAACCTAACTGGATGTGCATGTGTTCTTCTGGGTCAGatcttcctcttctccctggCTCTCATCATCTTTCCCAGTTACAGCCCGTTCAGTTGGGATGCTGTCTCGGTGGAGGAGGGCTACGCACCAACTGGAGGTCAGAAGTTGTTCTGTGTTTATCCTTTTCTTAACTTGGAAAACAATGTTTGACGAATGTGCTTATCTTGGAAGTCTTGGAGTATGGCCATGTACAGTGGCCTTTGTCATTTTGGTCTGTGTTCTTTGAAATAGTTTTGACTGTTATTACACAGTAACTTGAACCATACTTCAACTGTTACCAATACTGTTAAGCAGGTCTATTTCCTGCATCAAAAATGTGGTTTTGTAGCACATTCATGGGACACAGGTGAACTTACAGTTTTGAGTTTCTTCTCCATAAAAAGCAAGACGAGGGGAAAGTGCAACATGAGAGTGAACAAAGCTTTGAGGGTTCTGTTTCGGAGACTTTAGGATTGGAAGTCCTTTTTGaactttgaaattattttatctttttcattGTATTGCACATagaaggaaaaatgaaatgattacaaatgatttttcaatgaaacatCATATTTCATAGCTTTGTCACCACATGGTTTTACTCTATACTCCAAACCTGACCTTGACACCCCTGCCCTAAATGTACAGTAAGCATTCAGTTTGGGTCTACCGGTGTTGCTCTCTTCTGCTTGTATACCTAGACTTTCAGAGGAGTCCTTCCTGCTGTTTAGGAGAGAGGTTGTGGGGGATTCAAATGTCACTCTGGTCTTTGTTCTGCTGCGCTGCGGGCCATAGTTGCTGTATGAATGATGTGTCCTGTTGTCTTTTGGTGCAGTTATCTCCAGAAACATCCTCACTGACCCTGCTTCATCTGTGCAAGTGTCAGAGGATACAGATAGCCCTGCCCTCAGTCAAGATAATACTCCACCCTTTTCTCCTGACCCGGGCAAAGCTGATTCGCTGGAACTGAACtcagggctacagcagcagataaTGGATAGCCCAGAGATGGCTATCAATGAGGGACTGGCCCAGGAGCAGAGTGAACCCAGAAATGTCTCAAACTTGGTTGAAGGAAGGACTGACCCGCTGGCTCTGGGCTTGATATCAGCCGAAGGACAAGGGAGTGCCAATGTTGATCCTACTAAACCAGCCCATGCTGACGAGATGTAGACGGCTGATGTAGGCTGTTGTACAGTGGCAGAAATCAGCATATATTCTGGAACCATTTTGAGTTCTGGAACAATGGTGGCCAAGCTTTGTAGGGAACTTTGAAAGCacattggggttttttttttggtactgttCGATGCTTTAGTTAACTAGGCTGATTGCTGCCTTGCCCAATTTACTTTTGCTGTCTATTTTGCAGTGAGCATGACCGAACATGCCAAATGTTTGTTTGATGTAGTTCCTTAATCATAACATTATGTGGCAGGAAGTGCTTTGAAATATGGTTCAAACTAAGCCGACGGTGGCTTTTCTCACCAATGAAATCATTATCTTGTTCTTCACAAGACTATAAGGATTCCTACAGGATTTCATCAAGTCAGAACATAAATAGTTTATACACTTGCAGAGCTTTAATTGACAATATCTGTAGATAATTGAAATTATCTATGTAGTTTGAATACTGGTAGGTGTTTCAGTACATAACCATAATTCAGACAGGTTTATTAACTGTAAGCAAACTATCTTTATCTTTTCAGAGCTTTTCAAAGAAGGCATTTGGTCAAACCGGGTTCATGATTGGCACCATTTCTTATCTCCCTGACAACATTGTATCAAAAACATGGATCTGTGCTACACGTGGCTTCTTTCATGTGTAATCTTGttctgaatttattatttatgttgtttgtatttataaacaAAGGGAAGAATATGAGAaaagctttaatttaatttttttaaaactgcttcCTAGTGAGCACTTTGTAAGTTAGGTACTGCAGAATCAAATTGGGGGGTTTCTCTTTGAAATGGTACTTGTACAGTTTCTAATTAAAGATTTCTAAATAACTTTCCTTTTGGAATCTGTATCATtgattttatgtgtttattgtCCATAAGGTGTATCCCTTTTCaagcaaaacagacaaaacatgaaatgtcaCATTCTGTAACATAAAGTATGTAAAGTAACATTCTGGGCAAACATGCTTTACTTATCAGCTATATCATGCTGTAGCTAAAAAAATTACTTGCAAACCATGAACTAGAGGCAGGAAAATAGATGATGTTGCCCTCTTGTTTGTCAGGCATGTGCTCAAGTGCCTGCTTGGGCTATAGTGAGGCTTGGGGATCAGCTGTATGTCCACGTTTCATCCTGATAGAGAGTGCCGGGATGAAGGCCCTGTTCCCCTGCCTGCCTATGAGAAAGTGGAAAGTCCAGTTTGTCAACATATTATTGTCAACATGCTCCAACTGTTCTGTTACTGCAGATAACATTATCTCCACCAGATGGCGCCCATTTCTCACAGACTGAGGATCGTTCACTTAACTGTTTGACAAGTGAGTTCTTATACAGCGCTAGTCAAGATTTTTACATTGACGTGCGCTCCTGAAATCAACGCATTCTACTTGTACGATGCAAATGTAACCAGTACAGGTAGACTTTCTATGAAACATCTtgcaaatatttacagtatatcagATCATGCAAAGATTGAATTGATAATATGAAGTGACCTTGAAGCATGTTCAGTGGGGCCTCATTTTGTGTAATTTCTTGTAGTTGTACGTGGTgaaacttactttttaaatacaaaattctgttttttaaggAAAGAAAGTAGGATCCCTAAAATGATCTTCCACTCGCATGTTGGCTTGTAGCAAAACTGTCAAACCTTATATAGATGATTCAAAGGTGCAATTAAGCAACATACATTGAACTAAATCAGCAAAATTGCAATAGGCTTTACTGTAGTGTTatatttactgtttattttcaccttGGCTAAATATTGTGTGGTTATGTTCAATCTGTACATTCTGATGAAGTAAGGAGCcataatttaaaagaaatgattcaattgtaatttaatataataatattttttgatcaAACGCATGCTCTCCGTTTAAATGTCTCAAAGCCTGAATTatgctttttctgtttgtctttgttgCATCCCTGATCGATAGGGTGATATTGATGGGATTAATGAAATCTTTTTGTTCaattttcattcacacactTTCAAATTAGATTGAAGGATATAAAGAGTGGAGAAGCCACAGATATTGATGTCTTAGCCACTGTccaaatttgttcttttgatCACTTCTATACCTGCCGTGATTGTAGCAAGTTGTATATGTCAATGGATAATTTCAGGACAGTGTTTACAACATGAAAGGCAATACAAGAAAATAATACGTTCTGACAGTTTTGTTTAGTACATTACTTTAGCTAGATAGATGTCTACAATAGTTAGATGTTTATAATACTACACCAGGTCATGGGCATTTAATTTTACCGTCTGTTACAATCATGCATTCTAATTACATGGGTCACCCAGTGAACcatgttaaaaatgaatatgcaaaaaaCACCAGTAAAAGCCATTACACTATTTTTGATTGATCTGATGAACTGTAGGCCTGGTCTCTTCCATAGTGGACTGGCATATTGTAGCTGAATTATGACTACCATCTCGCAGCATACATTCAAAGGGGTCAGTGTTAGCAAACTAATATGCCAGGCTATT
This window of the Anguilla anguilla isolate fAngAng1 chromosome 1, fAngAng1.pri, whole genome shotgun sequence genome carries:
- the creb3l4 gene encoding cyclic AMP-responsive element-binding protein 3-like protein 4 isoform X2: MDAENGEVFFGQRDEEGVVDGALGVEELFSSKTLEEWALEPHCGLNDSETEDVLHAINPNDVFPSGPAAESLSESDSGISEDPCSEPPSGPSEPFQGPPTIYQVVYDISSLSTIKAEPEQHNVDVISIELDQWSSQMLISESCIVNELPVVPTAKSESVLAAATIAKDDHSLDDIPLYPELRLTEEEQKLLNQEGISLPNNLPLTKAEERILKKVRRKIRNKQSAQDSRRRKKEYIDGLESRVAACSVQNQELQKTVDQLEKHNVSLLAQLRRLQSLIKHTATKAAQTSTCILIFLFSLALIIFPSYSPFSWDAVSVEEGYAPTGVISRNILTDPASSVQVSEDTDSPALSQDNTPPFSPDPGKADSLELNSGLQQQIMDSPEMAINEGLAQEQSEPRNVSNLVEGRTDPLALGLISAEGQGSANVDPTKPAHADEM
- the creb3l4 gene encoding cyclic AMP-responsive element-binding protein 3-like protein 4 isoform X1, which encodes MDVCGYVMEMDAENGEVFFGQRDEEGVVDGALGVEELFSSKTLEEWALEPHCGLNDSETEDVLHAINPNDVFPSGPAAESLSESDSGISEDPCSEPPSGPSEPFQGPPTIYQVVYDISSLSTIKAEPEQHNVDVISIELDQWSSQMLISESCIVNELPVVPTAKSESVLAAATIAKDDHSLDDIPLYPELRLTEEEQKLLNQEGISLPNNLPLTKAEERILKKVRRKIRNKQSAQDSRRRKKEYIDGLESRVAACSVQNQELQKTVDQLEKHNVSLLAQLRRLQSLIKHTATKAAQTSTCILIFLFSLALIIFPSYSPFSWDAVSVEEGYAPTGVISRNILTDPASSVQVSEDTDSPALSQDNTPPFSPDPGKADSLELNSGLQQQIMDSPEMAINEGLAQEQSEPRNVSNLVEGRTDPLALGLISAEGQGSANVDPTKPAHADEM